One Phycisphaerales bacterium genomic window carries:
- the pyk gene encoding pyruvate kinase codes for MPTQLDQAPMANSPLAHSAHGFDHGAPRTERPALTKIVATIGPASESQAVLERLIDAGASVFRLNFSHGTTDEHKQRLETIRRAAEAKGVCVGVLGDLPGPKIRVGTVPDIDEGGGIDLTPGQHVLLDRSIEEAEIREEPDGDHCEIVPALPLTYGDLVDEVQPGQRVLINDGAIRMLAVGVEPDGRAVRCVVTVGGKVTTRKGINLPETDMKVPALTDRDRELVKWAVANELDYLALSFVRSAKEIEELRDLIVAEAPDREPIPIIAKIEKPQALACIDEIAEVSDAIMVARGDLGVEMDIPEVPPAQKRIIRAAGDWGKPCIVATQMLETMIESSIPTRAEASDVSNAIFDRAGAVMLSGETAVGKHPALVVETMSRIARATECALARAEGKASPPQRLKQTRYRTAALAHGAWHLAEDLDAKAIVCWSQLGGTARYLSQNDFDIPILAWSSDAAATRRMALLRGVWPVLQQPPESGRLADWTDVVEAYLLEHRWAQTGDQVLLVAGRPLGVARVVNSLSVLEVGDPSGGYRDHH; via the coding sequence GTGCCGACGCAGCTCGACCAAGCGCCCATGGCCAACAGTCCGCTCGCCCATTCCGCTCATGGTTTCGATCATGGCGCCCCCCGCACCGAGCGTCCAGCGCTCACGAAGATCGTGGCGACCATCGGGCCCGCGTCCGAGAGCCAGGCCGTGCTCGAACGGCTCATCGACGCGGGGGCCAGCGTCTTTCGCCTGAACTTCTCCCACGGCACCACCGACGAGCACAAGCAGCGGCTGGAGACCATTCGAAGGGCGGCCGAGGCGAAGGGCGTGTGCGTGGGCGTGCTGGGCGATCTGCCGGGCCCCAAGATCCGCGTCGGCACCGTGCCCGATATCGATGAGGGCGGCGGGATCGACCTGACGCCGGGCCAGCACGTGCTATTGGACCGCTCGATCGAGGAAGCCGAGATTCGCGAAGAGCCCGACGGGGACCACTGCGAGATCGTGCCCGCCTTGCCGCTGACCTATGGCGATCTGGTCGATGAGGTGCAGCCCGGCCAGCGCGTGCTGATCAACGACGGCGCCATCCGCATGCTGGCGGTGGGGGTCGAGCCCGATGGCCGCGCGGTGCGATGCGTCGTGACGGTGGGCGGCAAGGTGACCACGCGCAAGGGCATCAACCTGCCCGAGACCGACATGAAGGTGCCCGCGCTCACCGATCGGGATCGCGAACTTGTCAAGTGGGCGGTGGCAAACGAGCTTGACTACCTGGCGTTGTCGTTCGTTCGCAGCGCGAAAGAGATCGAAGAGCTGCGCGACCTGATCGTGGCCGAGGCGCCCGATCGCGAGCCGATTCCGATCATCGCGAAGATCGAGAAGCCCCAGGCGCTGGCGTGCATCGACGAGATCGCCGAGGTGAGCGACGCCATCATGGTGGCGCGCGGCGACCTCGGCGTGGAGATGGACATCCCCGAGGTGCCGCCCGCGCAGAAGCGCATCATCCGGGCGGCGGGCGACTGGGGCAAGCCGTGCATCGTCGCGACGCAGATGCTCGAGACGATGATCGAGAGTTCCATTCCTACGCGGGCCGAGGCAAGCGACGTGTCCAATGCCATCTTCGATCGCGCCGGGGCGGTGATGCTGTCGGGCGAGACGGCGGTGGGCAAGCACCCGGCCCTGGTGGTCGAGACGATGTCGCGCATCGCGCGGGCCACCGAGTGCGCCCTGGCCAGGGCCGAGGGGAAGGCAAGCCCGCCCCAGCGGCTCAAGCAGACGCGATACCGCACGGCTGCGCTGGCGCACGGCGCCTGGCACCTGGCCGAGGACCTGGACGCCAAGGCAATCGTCTGCTGGAGCCAATTGGGCGGCACGGCCCGCTATCTGAGCCAGAACGACTTCGACATTCCGATTCTCGCCTGGTCGAGCGATGCGGCGGCGACGCGACGCATGGCGCTGCTGCGCGGCGTGTGGCCCGTGCTGCAGCAGCCGCCCGAGAGCGGCCGCCTGGCCGACTGGACGGACGTGGTCGAGGCGTACCTGCTCGAGCATCGCTGGGCCCAGACGGGCGATCAGGTCCTGCTCGTGGCCGGTCGGCCGCTGGGCGTGGCCAGAGTGGTCAACTCGCTTTCGGTGCTCGAAGTTGGTGATCCCAGCGGTGGATATCGGGATCATCATTAG